A stretch of Aristophania vespae DNA encodes these proteins:
- the hpnI gene encoding bacteriohopanetetrol glucosamine biosynthesis glycosyltransferase HpnI, producing the protein MISILPLLSGLTGVISLAGQIQTMLGSTLLERFSQKAKKLKDTLDQEKRSWPPISILKPLSGDEPLLENALESFFQLDYPCYEIVFGLHNSTDTALPVVQKLCQRYPKQQVSVVIDTSQHGINRKVGNLINIQKKCRYDIFVISDSDIHVEPDYLKHIVATLEQPNVGLVTTLYAGFAADSRLVRQLGALAINANFLPGVMMSRILGREDCLGATMVLTREKLANIGGFQSLVHHVADDALLGKLIRDRGEHVALAPTICRTTVTEESFHELYSHEVRWGRTVRSVEPLGYGLSSIQFPLFWASLTIVFSPLSPISWLILALGWIIRGIVVKKISRLTKCPLPGIFPFLIIRDWFSALIMVASATGSRVAWRGQTVHITSAKSHSANANGASALKSSQTAASNSTIDSPPGINRSAR; encoded by the coding sequence GTGATAAGTATTTTACCGCTCTTATCAGGCTTGACGGGAGTTATATCTCTAGCAGGTCAGATTCAGACTATGCTTGGCAGCACACTTCTTGAGCGTTTTTCACAAAAGGCGAAAAAACTCAAAGATACCCTTGACCAAGAAAAACGCTCTTGGCCGCCTATAAGCATTTTAAAACCACTCAGTGGGGATGAACCTCTATTGGAAAATGCTTTAGAAAGCTTTTTTCAGTTAGATTATCCCTGCTATGAAATTGTGTTTGGACTTCATAACTCTACAGATACAGCCTTACCAGTCGTACAAAAACTATGCCAGCGTTACCCAAAACAACAAGTTTCAGTGGTTATTGACACATCACAACATGGCATTAATCGCAAAGTCGGCAACCTCATCAATATTCAGAAAAAATGTCGCTACGATATCTTCGTTATTTCCGATTCTGATATTCACGTTGAGCCAGATTACCTAAAACATATTGTTGCTACATTAGAGCAGCCAAATGTGGGACTTGTCACAACTTTATATGCCGGCTTCGCTGCTGATTCGCGCTTAGTACGGCAATTGGGCGCTCTTGCTATCAATGCTAATTTTCTTCCAGGTGTTATGATGTCTCGCATTTTAGGGCGAGAAGACTGCCTGGGAGCAACTATGGTTCTTACGAGAGAGAAACTGGCTAATATTGGCGGTTTTCAGTCTCTTGTTCATCATGTTGCTGACGACGCTCTTTTGGGCAAACTCATTAGAGACCGAGGGGAACATGTTGCACTGGCACCGACAATCTGCCGCACCACTGTTACAGAAGAAAGCTTCCATGAGCTTTATTCTCATGAAGTTAGATGGGGGCGAACTGTCCGCTCTGTAGAGCCTTTGGGATATGGTTTATCATCTATCCAGTTCCCTCTCTTTTGGGCTTCCTTAACTATTGTATTTTCTCCTCTCTCACCCATTTCATGGTTAATTCTAGCTTTAGGGTGGATCATCAGGGGGATAGTGGTTAAAAAAATTTCTCGTTTGACGAAATGCCCACTTCCGGGCATTTTTCCTTTCCTTATTATACGTGACTGGTTCTCAGCTCTTATTATGGTTGCAAGTGCAACCGGTTCACGCGTTGCATGGCGGGGGCAAACTGTGCATATCACTTCTGCAAAATCACATTCAGCAAATGCTAATGGAGCCTCTGCCCTAAAGTCTTCCCAGACAGCAGCCTCTAATTCAACTATAGACAGCCCACCCGGTATTAACAGGAGTGCCCGATAA
- the gap gene encoding type I glyceraldehyde-3-phosphate dehydrogenase: MAIKIAINGFGRIGRLVLRAIVESGRTDVTPVLINDLGSVEANAHLLKYDSVHGRFPADVEVVNGDLLIKTHDGRTVGPIKVTAHRNPEEVPLAGVDVAMECTGLFTTREKAELLIKAGAKRVLISAPSKDAEATIVYGVNNDALKPGMKIVSNASCTTNCLAPIASVLDEKFGIETGYMVTIHSYTGDQRTVDTLHKDPHRARAAALNIIPTSTGAARAVGLVLPQLKGRLDGTAVRVPTPDVSYVSLDFIPKKTPSSVEEVNQALLEASQGRLKNILDYNTDPLVSSDFIHVPASSTFDATQTTLVDGGKLVRVVAWYDNEWGFSNRMVDTAVLLGNV; the protein is encoded by the coding sequence ATGGCTATTAAGATTGCTATTAATGGTTTTGGGCGTATTGGACGCCTGGTATTGCGCGCTATCGTTGAAAGCGGGCGGACAGACGTCACTCCCGTATTAATTAATGATCTTGGCTCTGTAGAAGCTAATGCTCACCTGCTCAAATATGACAGTGTACACGGGCGCTTTCCTGCAGATGTAGAAGTCGTCAATGGCGACCTCCTCATTAAAACTCATGATGGCCGCACAGTTGGCCCTATCAAGGTCACAGCTCATCGCAACCCTGAGGAAGTTCCTCTTGCGGGCGTTGATGTGGCCATGGAATGCACAGGCCTCTTTACCACACGTGAAAAAGCAGAGCTTTTGATCAAGGCTGGTGCAAAGCGTGTGCTGATTTCTGCACCTTCAAAAGATGCAGAAGCTACTATTGTTTATGGCGTGAATAACGATGCCCTAAAACCAGGCATGAAAATCGTTTCCAACGCATCCTGCACAACAAACTGCTTGGCCCCTATCGCTTCAGTGCTTGATGAGAAATTCGGCATTGAAACAGGCTATATGGTCACGATTCACTCTTATACAGGTGATCAACGTACCGTTGATACTCTGCATAAAGACCCTCATCGTGCCCGTGCAGCAGCACTTAACATTATTCCAACATCTACTGGCGCTGCACGCGCTGTTGGCCTAGTGCTTCCTCAGTTAAAAGGTCGTTTGGATGGAACAGCTGTCCGCGTCCCTACACCTGATGTCTCTTATGTGTCTTTAGACTTCATTCCTAAAAAGACTCCTTCTTCAGTCGAAGAAGTAAATCAGGCTCTTCTTGAGGCGTCTCAAGGTCGTCTAAAAAATATTTTAGACTATAATACAGACCCTCTCGTAAGCTCAGACTTCATTCATGTCCCAGCATCTTCAACTTTCGATGCAACTCAGACAACATTAGTTGATGGCGGCAAGCTTGTTCGTGTTGTTGCTTGGTATGACAATGAATGGGGCTTCTCAAACCGTATGGTTGATACGGCAGTTTTGTTGGGGAACGTCTAA
- a CDS encoding RidA family protein: protein MMEVFSRRSRNLPKADEKNNLTPLVTPERLQSLFVSRLNEICARFEEWSYPFTVVGRLGTVPPDSWRRYEPLPLLDLQGQAEIGLEVTLSLLEEAGLKAGDVVQATGFLRARLVKGQVSPRFETVSLCRNENSSDAALQSEANILSLLRDLPAETHNFPHRDDLRLLLVNLSLPPECLQDLKGALGALWHERSIRSLTIKPTDRQMLLQSLLTMTEDIVVILSGNEGLPMLENSFVLKAITACKAHRISVLENRRLEKKLDEKKPALRSVASHLMDRHFSSALEAGRYIREQSGQTWQAREEERARQEELNALRDSLARFADLPDVSRKFGVWRGIIIGVALGIILVVVCLLVMRLLGF from the coding sequence GTGATGGAGGTTTTTTCAAGACGTTCACGTAACCTTCCAAAAGCTGATGAAAAAAATAATCTCACCCCTTTAGTGACACCAGAAAGATTACAATCTCTTTTTGTCAGTCGTTTAAATGAAATATGCGCCCGCTTTGAGGAATGGTCTTACCCATTTACGGTTGTAGGTCGTCTGGGAACTGTTCCTCCTGATAGTTGGCGGCGATATGAACCGCTCCCTTTGCTAGATTTGCAAGGTCAAGCAGAAATTGGCCTTGAAGTGACGCTCTCACTTTTGGAAGAAGCAGGTTTAAAGGCTGGCGATGTCGTACAAGCGACAGGTTTTTTGAGGGCACGACTGGTAAAGGGACAAGTAAGCCCCCGTTTTGAAACAGTCAGTTTGTGCCGTAATGAAAATAGTTCTGATGCTGCCCTTCAATCAGAAGCAAATATTCTGTCTCTTTTAAGAGATTTACCTGCCGAGACGCATAATTTTCCCCATAGAGATGACTTACGGCTTCTTTTGGTTAATTTGAGCCTACCGCCAGAATGTTTGCAGGATTTGAAAGGGGCTCTGGGGGCTTTATGGCATGAGCGTTCTATTAGAAGTTTAACGATAAAACCGACTGACCGGCAAATGCTGCTTCAAAGCCTTTTAACCATGACAGAAGATATTGTGGTTATATTAAGCGGAAATGAAGGCTTGCCAATGCTCGAAAATAGCTTTGTCTTAAAAGCAATAACAGCCTGCAAAGCCCATCGAATTTCAGTTCTGGAAAATAGGCGTCTTGAGAAGAAACTTGACGAAAAAAAACCTGCCTTAAGGTCAGTCGCAAGCCATTTAATGGACCGTCACTTTAGCTCTGCTCTTGAGGCGGGGCGCTATATCAGAGAGCAAAGTGGCCAGACATGGCAAGCACGTGAAGAAGAGCGTGCCCGTCAGGAAGAGCTTAATGCTTTGAGAGATAGTCTTGCCCGCTTTGCTGATTTGCCTGATGTTTCCCGAAAATTTGGTGTATGGCGCGGCATTATAATTGGTGTTGCTTTAGGAATTATTTTAGTTGTGGTTTGTTTACTCGTTATGAGGTTGTTAGGGTTTTGA
- a CDS encoding ABC transporter substrate-binding protein, producing the protein MFTTHLTKLTFSTALVLGSLAFVGGNFSPISAAQAEKAAQLAPATNPVVPVQGLYDALAKIVKSSEGVSQRKNIVEPAVDNAFNLDEIMHRSIGLHYNNLNKDERASLLQAFRNFTVARYVSTFKPGSDTVFTIVPTVKTTQTGQTLVHTTIGGKADSSNATSIDYVMKQTDKGWQITDVLLDGHISQVAAQRSDFKAAFAQGGAKALTHVLNQKANDFLSE; encoded by the coding sequence ATGTTCACGACTCATCTTACTAAACTCACTTTTTCCACAGCTTTAGTTCTTGGAAGCTTAGCGTTCGTAGGAGGGAATTTTTCTCCAATTTCTGCTGCCCAGGCTGAGAAAGCAGCGCAGCTTGCCCCTGCTACCAACCCCGTTGTTCCTGTCCAGGGTTTATATGACGCTCTCGCAAAGATCGTTAAATCTTCTGAAGGGGTCTCTCAGCGAAAGAACATTGTTGAACCTGCCGTTGATAACGCTTTCAACCTCGATGAAATTATGCACCGCTCCATTGGACTGCATTATAATAACCTCAATAAAGATGAGCGGGCCTCCCTTTTACAGGCATTCCGTAATTTTACGGTAGCACGCTACGTTTCAACCTTTAAACCAGGTTCAGACACTGTCTTTACCATTGTCCCAACCGTCAAAACGACGCAGACAGGTCAGACTCTGGTTCATACAACCATTGGTGGCAAAGCCGATTCTTCCAATGCTACCTCTATTGATTATGTTATGAAACAAACAGACAAAGGCTGGCAGATTACAGACGTCCTCCTCGATGGTCATATCAGCCAGGTTGCTGCCCAGCGCTCTGATTTCAAAGCCGCTTTTGCTCAGGGTGGCGCCAAGGCCTTAACGCATGTTTTAAATCAGAAAGCGAACGACTTTTTAAGTGAATAA
- a CDS encoding ArsC family reductase produces the protein MTPSVHIYGIKNCSTVKKALTWLTEHNISHVFHDFKKEGANKEKLAEWIKQVGWEALLNKRGTTFRKLSDEEKENLTQEKALSLMTEHPTLIKRPVIENSGVILGFSENVYTENFL, from the coding sequence TTGACTCCTTCTGTTCATATTTATGGTATCAAAAATTGCAGCACTGTTAAAAAAGCTCTTACATGGCTTACAGAGCATAATATTAGCCATGTTTTTCATGATTTCAAAAAAGAGGGCGCAAATAAGGAAAAGCTCGCTGAATGGATAAAACAAGTAGGGTGGGAAGCTCTGTTGAACAAACGGGGAACGACATTCCGCAAGCTTTCTGACGAAGAAAAAGAAAATTTAACCCAAGAAAAAGCTCTCTCTTTAATGACCGAGCACCCTACGCTCATTAAAAGACCAGTTATAGAAAATTCTGGCGTGATTTTAGGTTTTAGCGAAAACGTTTATACGGAAAATTTTCTTTAA
- the dksA gene encoding RNA polymerase-binding protein DksA yields the protein MNTLSPDYRPSDDEEFMNERQLEYFRQKLLRWRTELLKESGDTLASLSEGGIHEADITDRATVETDRAFELRTRDRARKLIVKIDSALLRIEDRSYGFCEETGEPISLQRLEARPIATLSIEAQERHERHEKVYRDD from the coding sequence ATGAATACGCTCTCGCCGGACTATCGTCCGTCTGACGATGAAGAGTTCATGAATGAACGTCAGCTTGAGTATTTTCGCCAAAAATTACTTCGTTGGCGCACGGAACTCCTCAAAGAGTCGGGTGATACTTTAGCTAGCCTTTCAGAAGGTGGCATTCATGAAGCGGATATTACAGACCGCGCCACTGTTGAAACAGACAGGGCTTTTGAACTCCGTACTCGTGATCGGGCACGAAAGTTAATTGTAAAAATTGATTCGGCTCTCTTACGTATCGAAGATAGATCTTACGGTTTTTGCGAAGAAACGGGTGAACCTATATCGCTTCAACGCTTGGAAGCCCGGCCGATAGCAACACTCTCTATTGAGGCGCAGGAACGTCACGAACGCCATGAAAAGGTGTATAGAGACGATTAA
- a CDS encoding hemolysin family protein has product MIVSLIIIILLILLNGLFATGELALISAKKTRLANLARQNMPGAERALRLAENPQNFLPTVQIGMTVVSIIEGAFGGSQIEIDVQHWIVHWEVLAPFSSELSIIIVVALITFAMLVFGELVPKQIALQQPEFIAMKLSLFLEALAFLTKPIVWLLSKTSSFVLKLAGIGTLPRAAVTEEELKAVLIEGTQAGILETEERAMIERLLRLADRPVRAIMTPRNELFWVDRNADQETIVSKLRQSSFGRIVVCDGDVDHPVGVILAKDIMDRLLLGLPISINAVLRKPPVIPDSLTAQAMIERLRGITLGIVFVLDEYGSFEGIVTASDIFDAIIGEETTEPKSARIVTSQGQEDYIFDGFMPADEVSSKLDIAQFPGAGSYHTLGGAMMALLKRVPAKGDKVVFSGWLFEVLEMEKRRVLRVRASRLALAQN; this is encoded by the coding sequence ATGATCGTTTCTCTTATCATTATTATTTTGCTAATTCTCCTTAATGGCTTATTTGCAACGGGAGAATTAGCACTCATATCAGCCAAAAAAACGCGCCTTGCAAATCTTGCCAGGCAAAATATGCCAGGCGCAGAGCGGGCATTGAGACTGGCTGAAAACCCGCAAAATTTTCTTCCGACAGTTCAGATTGGCATGACTGTTGTCTCTATCATTGAAGGGGCTTTTGGTGGCTCTCAAATAGAGATTGACGTTCAGCACTGGATCGTTCACTGGGAAGTGCTTGCGCCTTTCTCAAGTGAATTATCAATCATTATTGTCGTAGCGCTGATTACGTTTGCCATGCTGGTTTTTGGCGAGCTAGTGCCGAAGCAGATCGCTCTTCAGCAGCCAGAATTTATTGCTATGAAGTTATCGCTTTTTCTAGAAGCTTTAGCTTTTCTAACAAAGCCGATTGTTTGGCTATTAAGCAAAACGTCTTCCTTTGTTCTGAAACTGGCAGGTATTGGCACACTTCCACGGGCTGCCGTGACAGAAGAAGAATTAAAGGCAGTTTTGATTGAGGGTACCCAGGCAGGAATTTTAGAGACTGAGGAGCGCGCTATGATTGAGCGCCTACTTAGACTCGCCGATCGCCCTGTAAGGGCTATTATGACGCCAAGAAACGAGCTTTTTTGGGTGGATCGCAACGCAGATCAAGAAACTATTGTCAGCAAATTAAGACAAAGTTCTTTTGGCCGCATTGTTGTTTGTGATGGTGATGTTGATCATCCAGTGGGTGTGATTTTAGCCAAAGACATTATGGATCGCCTGTTGCTGGGGTTACCAATCTCTATTAACGCTGTCTTGCGTAAGCCTCCGGTGATTCCCGATAGCTTAACAGCACAGGCTATGATTGAGCGCTTGCGTGGTATTACGCTTGGAATCGTTTTTGTACTTGATGAATATGGTTCATTTGAGGGTATTGTCACAGCATCCGATATTTTTGATGCAATTATTGGTGAAGAGACCACAGAACCCAAGTCAGCACGTATTGTGACGTCACAAGGGCAGGAAGATTATATTTTTGACGGGTTCATGCCTGCTGATGAAGTATCTTCTAAACTTGATATTGCTCAGTTTCCTGGGGCAGGGAGCTATCATACGCTTGGTGGAGCCATGATGGCTTTATTAAAACGTGTACCTGCTAAAGGCGATAAGGTCGTTTTCTCAGGATGGTTATTTGAAGTTCTGGAAATGGAAAAAAGGCGCGTATTGCGTGTTCGGGCAAGCCGTTTGGCTCTGGCGCAAAACTAA
- the hpnH gene encoding adenosyl-hopene transferase HpnH translates to MAVPLMQAVRVGRYVVKQHLTGRKRYPLVLMLEPLFRCNLACAGCGKIDYPAQILNQRMSLQECLDADTEAGAPVIAVAGGEPLLHKEMPQIIEGLIARKKYVYLCTNGLLLEKKINDYKPSPFFSWDIHLDGDKAMHDASVCQEGVYDRAIAAIKLAKSKGFRVSINCTLFDGAQPERVAAFFDEAMKLGVDGIMTAPGYAYERAPDQEHFLNRQKTKQLFRDIFRLGKGRKWRFTQSPLFLNFLAGNENYHCTPWGKPLRTVFGWQRPCYLLGEGYAKSYKELMEDTAWDQYGTGAYEKCADCMVHSGYESTAVMDAVRRPWHIAKVAFSGPETEKPMVPEISLANQRPAEYDYDAQVEAQMEKLSASAKPSRGPRVRVNGKAVTSSAEAVGAAE, encoded by the coding sequence ATGGCTGTACCATTGATGCAGGCTGTCCGCGTAGGGCGGTACGTTGTTAAACAGCACCTGACGGGGCGAAAACGCTACCCATTGGTGCTGATGCTTGAGCCATTGTTCCGTTGCAACCTTGCCTGTGCGGGATGTGGCAAAATCGATTATCCGGCTCAAATCTTGAATCAGAGAATGAGTTTGCAGGAATGTCTTGATGCCGATACGGAAGCTGGCGCTCCTGTGATTGCCGTGGCAGGGGGTGAACCTTTGCTGCATAAAGAGATGCCCCAAATTATTGAGGGACTCATTGCACGAAAAAAATATGTTTATTTGTGCACAAATGGTTTGCTTCTAGAAAAGAAAATCAACGACTATAAACCGTCTCCTTTCTTTTCATGGGATATCCATCTTGATGGCGATAAGGCTATGCATGATGCCTCTGTCTGTCAGGAAGGCGTTTATGACCGTGCGATTGCTGCAATAAAACTCGCCAAGTCGAAAGGGTTTCGCGTTTCTATTAACTGTACACTTTTTGATGGTGCACAGCCTGAGCGCGTTGCTGCCTTTTTTGACGAAGCCATGAAGCTGGGTGTTGATGGTATTATGACGGCTCCGGGTTACGCTTATGAGCGGGCGCCAGATCAGGAGCATTTCTTAAACCGTCAAAAAACGAAACAGCTTTTCCGTGACATTTTCCGTTTAGGAAAAGGCCGGAAATGGCGGTTTACGCAATCACCTCTATTTTTGAACTTTTTGGCTGGTAATGAAAATTATCATTGTACGCCTTGGGGTAAACCTTTGCGTACGGTCTTTGGCTGGCAGCGCCCTTGCTATTTGCTTGGTGAAGGTTACGCCAAAAGCTATAAAGAGCTTATGGAAGACACGGCCTGGGATCAATATGGTACAGGCGCTTACGAAAAATGCGCTGACTGTATGGTCCATTCTGGTTACGAATCAACAGCTGTGATGGATGCTGTGCGTCGTCCCTGGCATATTGCTAAAGTTGCATTTTCAGGACCAGAAACAGAAAAGCCGATGGTGCCTGAAATTTCTTTAGCTAATCAGCGTCCAGCTGAATATGACTATGATGCTCAGGTTGAAGCTCAGATGGAAAAGCTTTCAGCCAGTGCTAAGCCAAGCCGTGGGCCACGTGTGCGCGTTAATGGCAAGGCTGTTACATCGTCAGCCGAAGCTGTCGGTGCAGCGGAATAA
- a CDS encoding glycosyltransferase family 2 protein yields MSAKNPRAYLVLLVKNAEKDIIDWLSWHLTFGFQRIIIVDAGSDDGTKDIVQKFEKTWPVKWFSPSLVSETGPQEKRLGLIKQAIESLFDKGGWMLCLDIDEYFCPDSTLANILKCRAKTKAIALNWCIFGANNHRERPKGHIVTAHPWRADISFPDHKFVKLFVRLSAIIHTNKINDPVTYNLLPSEWETASGKPYSPQTDVTWEGGRILHYVCSNYDKTSSENTLDHILQRYYNRSDIKDTYGYRHLGATRQIKARLLETLFAAGLTQFEALIDAYKLDIKNSTIRDDDDLILPDEATRFGFSYRRIRLNKEESLLLSKQAFPPADTTRIWLLRTNNNKYLLTDSNEHEKASLLLCVTQDRYPRLLTLISIDNNKFQLGDINCSEGLAVVPTAPTYRSNIVTLPKESGHDRLFYEMLPSPQNVVPYFLPLPVCNEQQGLSLEGLFEWLATHPEAQHHDIRRGFSLLTSKDAKLLGKLIPALQPFLP; encoded by the coding sequence ATGTCCGCTAAAAATCCCCGCGCTTATCTTGTTTTGCTTGTTAAGAATGCAGAAAAAGATATTATCGACTGGCTGTCATGGCATCTAACATTTGGCTTTCAGCGTATTATTATTGTTGATGCTGGTTCCGACGACGGAACAAAAGATATTGTTCAGAAGTTCGAGAAAACCTGGCCGGTAAAGTGGTTTTCCCCTTCTCTGGTTTCTGAAACAGGCCCTCAGGAAAAGCGCCTTGGGCTCATAAAGCAGGCTATAGAGTCTCTTTTTGACAAAGGCGGCTGGATGCTTTGTTTGGACATTGATGAATATTTTTGCCCTGACAGTACCCTCGCCAATATTTTAAAATGCCGCGCCAAAACAAAAGCTATCGCATTAAATTGGTGTATTTTTGGTGCAAATAACCATAGAGAACGACCTAAAGGCCATATCGTTACAGCTCACCCATGGCGGGCTGATATCTCCTTTCCTGACCATAAATTCGTCAAGCTTTTCGTTCGCCTTTCAGCCATTATTCACACAAACAAGATTAACGATCCCGTAACATATAACTTGTTACCTTCTGAATGGGAAACAGCATCAGGTAAGCCTTATTCCCCACAAACCGACGTCACATGGGAAGGAGGGCGCATTCTTCACTATGTTTGTTCAAATTATGACAAAACCAGCAGTGAAAACACTTTAGATCATATCCTCCAGCGTTATTATAATCGCAGCGATATAAAAGACACCTATGGCTATCGTCATTTGGGAGCAACACGCCAGATTAAGGCCCGCCTTTTAGAAACGTTATTTGCCGCCGGCCTGACACAGTTTGAAGCCCTTATAGACGCTTATAAATTAGATATTAAAAATAGCACTATTCGTGACGATGACGATCTTATACTCCCTGATGAGGCAACACGTTTTGGGTTTTCTTATCGCCGTATCCGTTTAAATAAAGAAGAATCTCTTCTACTTTCAAAACAAGCTTTTCCGCCCGCAGATACAACCCGTATCTGGCTGCTAAGAACTAACAATAATAAATATTTACTGACTGATAGCAATGAGCATGAAAAGGCCAGTTTGCTGCTATGTGTAACGCAAGACCGTTACCCACGTTTACTCACGCTTATTTCTATTGATAATAACAAGTTTCAGCTAGGAGACATTAACTGCTCTGAAGGTCTAGCCGTTGTACCAACAGCACCAACTTACAGATCAAATATTGTCACATTACCTAAAGAAAGCGGGCATGACAGGCTTTTCTACGAAATGCTGCCTTCGCCGCAAAATGTGGTACCCTATTTCTTGCCCTTACCTGTTTGTAATGAGCAACAAGGTTTAAGCCTGGAAGGTCTTTTTGAGTGGTTAGCAACACACCCAGAGGCACAGCATCATGATATTAGAAGAGGATTCTCTCTTTTGACGTCAAAAGACGCAAAATTACTGGGCAAGCTTATTCCTGCACTTCAACCCTTTTTACCCTAA
- a CDS encoding amino acid permease: MSHPDQLAHTLRARHITMIALGGVVGAGFFVGASSAILKAGPVVFVSYMLAGLLIYLVNLALRDLALEGPGKGSFMMQIRETLGFKVGFLAGWAYWLTWVIVLAAEVIAGAAMLKPFIPLPYWVIELSLLLSMTAVNLLSVRGYAEFEYWFSLIKLVAIGVFAVIAIWALFKGFMGWGVTVPVHHNLFDFGGLIPKGWPAILAVIPTILFSMTGSEIVTVAALESDDPDGNIVRITRTIAWRILGFYLTSIALILCFVPWSDLIPTKSPFLVVLNQIGVPFSETFVWIVIFSAVLSTLNSAVYVTSRILYELAENGDAPAFFLKVDAKKKLPVRAIMAGTLVAILILLTAIVSRDQFFALLLSITGTLMLFNNLLIILAQMKIDKIHTIGPKLACLLLACSFGAMLWVPETRSQALLGFLAIFVISIASWWRYRLVSAKD; the protein is encoded by the coding sequence ATGTCGCATCCCGACCAGCTTGCTCATACACTCCGTGCCCGTCATATCACGATGATTGCCTTAGGTGGCGTCGTAGGAGCTGGCTTTTTTGTTGGTGCTTCATCAGCTATTTTAAAAGCTGGGCCGGTGGTTTTTGTTTCTTACATGCTGGCTGGTCTTCTTATTTATCTTGTTAATCTTGCACTGCGAGATTTGGCTCTTGAAGGCCCTGGTAAGGGTTCCTTCATGATGCAAATTCGCGAAACATTGGGTTTCAAAGTAGGTTTTCTGGCAGGTTGGGCGTACTGGTTAACCTGGGTTATCGTTTTGGCAGCTGAAGTCATTGCTGGCGCAGCGATGCTTAAACCCTTTATTCCATTGCCTTATTGGGTGATTGAATTATCTCTTTTATTGTCAATGACGGCTGTGAATCTGCTTTCAGTAAGGGGTTATGCCGAGTTTGAATATTGGTTTTCGCTTATCAAATTGGTAGCGATCGGTGTTTTTGCTGTTATTGCGATTTGGGCCTTATTTAAAGGTTTTATGGGGTGGGGCGTGACGGTGCCAGTCCATCATAATTTATTCGATTTTGGTGGTCTTATACCAAAAGGATGGCCTGCCATTTTAGCCGTTATTCCCACCATTCTCTTTTCTATGACGGGAAGTGAGATTGTTACAGTAGCGGCTCTTGAATCAGATGATCCAGACGGTAATATTGTGCGCATCACCCGTACGATTGCCTGGAGAATTCTAGGCTTTTATCTCACATCCATAGCCTTAATTCTCTGTTTTGTACCGTGGTCTGATTTAATACCAACAAAATCACCCTTTTTGGTTGTTTTAAACCAAATTGGAGTACCGTTTTCTGAGACTTTCGTTTGGATTGTTATTTTCTCAGCTGTGCTTTCAACATTAAATTCTGCTGTTTATGTCACATCACGAATTTTATATGAATTAGCAGAAAATGGCGATGCTCCTGCTTTCTTTCTTAAAGTAGATGCAAAAAAGAAGCTTCCTGTAAGAGCCATTATGGCGGGAACTCTTGTCGCCATTTTGATTTTACTGACTGCGATCGTTTCGCGTGATCAGTTTTTTGCTCTTTTATTGAGCATAACAGGGACTTTGATGTTATTTAATAATCTACTGATTATTCTGGCACAGATGAAAATTGATAAAATACATACTATTGGCCCCAAATTAGCGTGTCTCCTTTTAGCTTGTTCGTTTGGTGCTATGTTGTGGGTTCCTGAAACGCGAAGCCAGGCTTTACTCGGGTTTCTTGCCATTTTTGTTATTTCTATTGCGTCTTGGTGGCGTTACCGGCTTGTTTCTGCAAAGGACTAA